A region from the Aegilops tauschii subsp. strangulata cultivar AL8/78 chromosome 5, Aet v6.0, whole genome shotgun sequence genome encodes:
- the LOC109773783 gene encoding pirin-like protein, with amino-acid sequence MLRQHLPLFSSSSSSPIHMALARLTRKTSSRSSAKTKPLLFLLLLIVILVVTAVFLFPPATMSSSSSFENPRKVVKKVMSLSQAEGDGATVRRSIGGHELRNLDPFLLLDEFSVSKPGGFPDHPHRGFETVTYMLHGAFTHQDFTGHKGTIRTGDVQWMTAGRGIVHSEMPASDGVQKGLQLWINLASKDKMIEPRYQELKSKDISQAEKHGVKVRIIAGEAFGVRSPVYARTPTMYMDFTMQPGSQLHQPIPEGWNAFVYIIEGEGVFGREGVAPASAHHCLVLGAGDGLSVWNRSSAQLRFVLAAGQPLNEPVVQQGLFVMNSRAQIQQAMQDYYYGHNGFEKASQWSSA; translated from the exons ATGCTGAGGCAGCACCTCCCCCTCTtctcatcttcctcttcttcccctaTTCATATGGCACTCGCGCGCCTCACCAGAAAGACAAGCTCTAGAAGTAGTGCCAAGACCAAACCTCTCCTCTTCCTGCTACTCCTAATTGTGATTCTTGTTGTGACGGCCGTCTTCTTGTTCCCACCAGCGACCATGTCTTCTTCGTCGTCGTTCGAGAATCCAAGGAAggtggtgaagaaggtgatgtcGCTATCCCAAGCCGAGGGGGACGgcgccaccgtccgccggagcaTCGGCGG GCACGAGCTCCGGAACCTGGACCCGTTCCTCCTGCTCGACGAGTTCTCCGTCTCCAAGCCCGGCGGCTTCCCCGACCACCCGCACCGGGGCTTCGAGACCGTCACCTACATGCTCCAC GGGGCCTTCACCCACCAGGACTTCACAGGGCACAAGGGCACCATCAGGACAGGAGATGTGCAG TGGATGACGGCTGGCCGCGGCATCGTGCACTCGGAGATGCCGGCATCCGACGGCGTGCAGAAGGGCCTGCAGCTCTGGATCAACCTCGCCTCCAAGGACAAGAT GATCGAGCCACGGTACCAGGAGCTCAAGAGCAAGGACATCAGCCAGGCCGAGAAGCATGGTGTGAAGGTGCGGATCATCGCAGGGGAGGCCTTCGGGGTGCGGTCACCAGTCTACGCACGGACACCAACCATGTACATGGACTTCACAATGCAACCAGGGTCGCAGCTCCACCAGCCGATCCCCGAGGGTTGGAACGCTTTCGTGTACATCATTGAGGGGGAGGGTGTATTTGGCAGGGAGGGCGTTGCGCCGGCGAGTGCGCACCATTGCCTCGTGCTTGGCGCCGGTGACGGGCTCAGCGTGTGGAACCGGTCTAGTGCGCAACTACGGTTCGTGCTGGCGGCAGGGCAGCCGTTGAACGAGCCAGTGGTGCAGCAGGGGCTCTTCGTCATGAACTCTCGTGCCCAGATCCAGCAGGCCATGCAGGACTATTACTACGGACACAACGGCTTCGAGAAGGCCAGCCAGTGGAGCTCCGCATGA
- the LOC141020550 gene encoding pirin-like protein, which translates to MSSSSTPVTFENPRKVMKKVLSLSQSEGDGATVRRSIGGCELRNVDPFLLLDEFSVSKPAGFPDHPHRGFETVTYMLDGAFTHQDFSGRKGTIRTGDVQWMMAGRGIVHSEMPAADGVQKGLQLWINLASKDKMIEPRYQEIESKDISQAEKDGVAVRIIVGEAFGVRSPVYTRTPTMYMDFTMQPGSQLHQPIPEGWNAFVYIIEGEGVFGKENAVPASAHHCVVLGAGDGLSVWNRSGAPLRFALAAGQPLNEPVVQQGPFVMNSRAQIQQAMEDYYYGRNGFEKASQWSSA; encoded by the exons ATGTCTTCGTCTTCCACGCCCGTGACGTTCGAGAATCCGAGGAAGGTGATGAAGAAGGTGCTGTCCTTGTCCCAGTCCGAGGGGGACGgcgccaccgtccgccggagcaTCGGCGG TTGCGAGCTCCGGAACGTGGACCCGTTTCTCCTGCTCGACGAGTTCTCTGTCTCCAAGCCCGCCGGCTTCCCCGACCACCCCCACCGGGGCTTCGAGACCGTCACCTACATGCTAGAC GGGGCCTTCACCCACCAGGATTTCTCTGGCCGCAAGGGCACCATCAGGACAGGAGATGTGCAG TGGATGATGGCGGGGCGCGGCATCGTGCACTCGGAGATGCCGGCGGCCGACGGAGTGCAGAAGGGCCTGCAGCTCTGGATCAACCTCGCCTCCAAAGACAAGAT GATCGAGCCGCGGTACCAGGAGATTGAGAGCAAGGACATCAGCCAGGCCGAGAAGGACGGCGTGGCGGTGCGGATCATTGTGGGGGAAGCCTTTGGGGTGCGGTCGCCGGTCTACACACGGACGCCGACCATGTACATGGACTTCACAATGCAACCAGGTTCGCAGCTCCACCAGCCAATCCCAGAGGGCTGGAACGCCTTCGTGTACATCATCGAGGGGGAGGGCGTGTTCGGCAAGGAGAATGCAGTGCCGGCGAGCGCGCACCACTGCGTTGTGCTTGGCGCGGGGGACGGGCTCAGCGTGTGGAATCGGTCAGGCGCACCGCTGCGGTTCGCGCTGGCGGCGGGGCAGCCGCTGAACGAGCCAGTGGTGCAGCAGGGGCCCTTCGTCATGAACTCGCGGGCCCAGATCCAGCAGGCCATGGAGGATTACTACTACGGCCGCAACGGCTTCGAGAAGGCCAGCCAGTGGAGCTCCGCTTGA